The Topomyia yanbarensis strain Yona2022 chromosome 3, ASM3024719v1, whole genome shotgun sequence nucleotide sequence CGCAACCTTTTCAAGTGACTGGTGCGAGTGACCCCGctcaaatcttgagcgttttttcaaaacgtcatatctgcaatgagctctttgtttactttctctttcgatttttacgacgtcactataacatttttcacctattttacaatacagatcgaaagacggtggttttaactagcatattatgcaaagagttgagggataaatgttaaaatgaccgaattattaacagaagagaaagtaaacaaagagagtaactcattgcagatatgacgttttgaaaaaacgctcaagaaatatgtTGTTTTTTGCTTCTATTTTAAAAATCCGGCTGAGGCATTGTGGTACGTAAACGCTCTAGTACTCAGTAATGGATTTGCTTATGGTATAAAAATAATAAGTTTTTGACCATCTTTCCAAACTCACCACTAGAATTGTTCGGCTTTTGTGCTTTTGTTTTGACTTCTAACCATTGAAAGGAAAGGAAGAACGAGATACTCTTGGAAGGATGTGGGTGTCCATAGAAAACCAAGGAGAGTGACTAAAACGTTGTTACTGGTTGGAACCAGTAAGAGAGAAAATTGAGGGCAAGCATTTATAGTTTTCAGATCATAAAATCACCTAgtttttgtattgttgtattGTGTCACTATatttaagaaaaaataatgATACAAAAATATCTACGAAACTTGTAGTATGCATCTCCAAATGCAAGAAAAGCCGGTACATCtacttgactaggggtttgctcaggaacacaaattgtgtcccGTTTTTGGAGCTAACGTCAATCCGGTGTTAGCTTTGTCCtcgcactaagttagtgtcagattcggatgagacgaagtcaaaacgcaaattcTATAGCTAATCATGAACGTGGAAATCTGTTTTATGGCTTTGTGTATTATTTGACGTGCATGAATAGTGACCATCGTACTAGAAATCAGGAAGAAGAATATTCTGAATTTTGTGACTATTGAGAATAGCTTCCGATAGAGAAcatcatttaaatttttcagaCAATCTTTCAACGGCAAATGAAGGCAGTGATATTCTCATTTAAAACAATAGCTCTGTAGTttgtattttaataatttatttcgaTTCGATAAATAGTTACAGGTAGCAGATCTAATAACTTTAAAATTACAACAATGGTATGTTTCGCCATAAAATCCTTAACCACTACAAAAGTGTCTTTGTATTAAACCTTACCTCTACTCTTTGATTTTGTGCTCTTCTTGGGCATGCTTTAcaattgagattttttttacaagttttacatgcatcatcatcatccttACTAAATAGTCTTAGGTTTTTATAGTTCCCTATTAAAATATTCATCAAGttgtaaaatagtttattttgctCGCTGCAGTTCTGCAATCGGATCAGTCTTCATTTAGAGTGCTTAGAGTATAAAAAAACAAATGTCCAACAACGACTAGTTTTTACATGCCTTGCAATTGGCTAGGAGATACCTCCTGCCTTTCTTTTGTACAATTATCAACCGCCACCAACCACAACCCCGTTTTAAAACTAATCCCGCCGTGTCACCCTGAGGCCCCCATCCGATCTCAGTGCGCCTTCCGAGCAATATGTAGGAAGAACCCAATCCGATCCTCGCTCTTCTCCCCGCACATGTTGCACTTGTACACATCGTCATACCCGTGGTATCCCATGTGGATCGTGTACATCACATCGTTCTTGAAGCTGATGTCACAATACTTACACTCGAAGGATCGCGTCGGAGTGGTCTGCACGGCACTGCTAACTGAAGTGACCGCTGATTCTTTAGATTCAACTATCGACTTCTCCATCATCGTGGACTGCTTACCGATGACAACACCGCTTGAAACAGCGGGTTGCTGCTGGTGCTCCCGCCGTTGATCTTCATCCGTGTGTTCATCTTCCGAGTTCTCCATTGCAGCGCCAGCAACGCCGGTTTTCAACGTTTTCGCAAAGTCGTTTAATCGTTCCAACTTAAAGGCACGACCCTTGCGACGATTTTTGCTTCCACTACCACCTCCGGTGGTGGCATTGCCGTGGCCAGTACCGCTGCTGGTCGAAGGCGTTTGTGGGGTGAAGCTAGCGCGACTGGACGGTGGAAGATCTTCGCCGACTTGATAGTCCATATCGGTGTCTGTCGTTGAGTGTGATTCGGCTTTGAGGTTGGAACTGTCCGCTGCTGCGGCCGTGATTTGCTTTAGCAGTTCGTCACTTAGGTTCGGGTTggtgttgttgctgttgttggtgTTGCTGGTGATGCTGAATGAGGACGAGGAGGAAGATGACGGAGATAGGTTGTTTTTGGAGGGACTTTCGGTGGATTCTTCGTTGTTTAGTTTGTCGTGGAATTGGTTGGAGAATTGTTGGTGGAAGTTGGGTGAAAGCTGGGCGATGGCAGCTTGTTGGTCGGCAAACATCTGGAAATTGAGGTTCAGGTACGGGAATAGCGGGAGATTGCTGGAGGCGGCGTTTTTGAACATGTTGGCCAGCGGGCTCTGGAGCAGCTGATGCGGGAGCAGATTTCTGGCTAGGTTCGATCCACTCGGGGGAGTGAATGGGTTTTGGTTAGGTACCGGTGGGTGAGATATTGGTGTGAGTGGAGCTTGAGCGGGTGATTGTGGAGGTTGACGAGATTCTGATTTCAGATCTCCAGCGGATTTTGGCAGTTTGGTTTTGGGACCTCGGCGAGTTCCGTACACGTCAATAATTGGCAGTGGGTTGGGCGTTCCGTCCATGTTCAGCACGACACCCGGTTTGTGGGCATACTTTCGCAGATGCAGCTTCAGAGAATGGCAGTATTTGGTAGCGTAGTTGCAATCCGCACAGCGGAACTGGAACACATTCGAGTGGGACTTCATGTGGGAATTCAGCATCGATTTGTTGACGCAGCTGTAGCTACACTTGCTGCACTGGAAAGGCTTCGATCGTTGGTGGTTTCGTAGGTGATATTCGAGGTGATGTTTGTACTCGGTAACG carries:
- the LOC131687654 gene encoding protein hunchback-like; this translates as MAFIFSPFSLRQQRTMQNYDSIMSGSLPQQQQQPNAGGWYDMTIKSEPLDTSNGYGQQFASHHHNHQHHHHQQDTPMSHSSPTSPQSVDSMDSLSGRSQYYDAKSNTNGLIHGYNPLGFNPLTPPGYAGMFVPHPQQQQQQPQQLSRQTTPNRNYNKQDSGYVSSTLTPTHTPPMDVTPPKSPKDIAETPEKEEDNGSDCGDSYEGSDDEEGIRKPKINSHGKVKKFKCKQCEFVAVTKLSFWEHTRSHIKPEKMLSCPKCPFVTEYKHHLEYHLRNHQRSKPFQCSKCSYSCVNKSMLNSHMKSHSNVFQFRCADCNYATKYCHSLKLHLRKYAHKPGVVLNMDGTPNPLPIIDVYGTRRGPKTKLPKSAGDLKSESRQPPQSPAQAPLTPISHPPVPNQNPFTPPSGSNLARNLLPHQLLQSPLANMFKNAASSNLPLFPYLNLNFQMFADQQAAIAQLSPNFHQQFSNQFHDKLNNEESTESPSKNNLSPSSSSSSSFSITSNTNNSNNTNPNLSDELLKQITAAAADSSNLKAESHSTTDTDMDYQVGEDLPPSSRASFTPQTPSTSSGTGHGNATTGGGSGSKNRRKGRAFKLERLNDFAKTLKTGVAGAAMENSEDEHTDEDQRREHQQQPAVSSGVVIAVTSVSSAVQTTPTRSFECKYCDISFKNDVMYTIHMGYHGYDDVYKCNMCGEKSEDRIGFFLHIARKAH